AACTCCAATGATGCACTCGGTAAAACAGCATTATCTTGCCAAAGATCTATAATTCCTTCAGACAGCTTGAATGTCAATTTAGAGAGTACAACTCTTAAAGTAATTATTTACTCTATTAAAAATAGCCTAGACCCCAGGGTGTGCAGTTTTTCACGCCCTGTGGCCAATGCAGCCCCCTGTTTCCTTGTCACGTCAACGGGCTATTACCACTTAATCACATAAAGATCCGACTCCCCGTCAGTAAGACCCAACTGTTTTGCCTTCACACTCACTTCACAGCACTGGAGACAAGAAATCACTGGTGTCAGCAATAGGCGATTTGTTCTGCATGACATTGGgtgtcaaaaaaaaagaagctcaacTGAAATGGCTGAAGGGAGCCTGGCCTGCAATCACtggatacatacacatacacacacacacacacacacacacacatatatactcatGCACATGCATGCTGTCACTTTCTCTGCTTCTCCCTCTTACAATCACTctttctcacactcacacacccacccacacacacacatacacacacacacacacatggtctcaggAAATTATGATGACCAAGAATAGGTCACACTGGTAATACAGCCATGTTCTAGCCGGGGATTACTGCGGGCTGACAAAGGCCAATAATAAATACCTCCGCGAGAACAACAGGTGTCTGACAAGATTTTGTACATTAATAAAAGGCTTACACAAGTCTCAGAGAAATAATACATTAAGCTCTTTTAGACACGTTGGCCTTTCGTACCTTCATCTCTTGTGATTGGAAAATTCACCCAAACAATTTCTTGAACAGAATCTCGCGTGCACTGAGATGGAGATGTGATTAAGATGCTCGATTGTGAATGTCATGAGATCGATATTTTTTCAACGAACCCTGTTACAGGTTAAAAAATTCACTATATATTTGCAGCCTCTAATTTCTTATATGCGAGCGAGTAGACTTGCAGCTGGAGCTCGTGTTTCCGAACCCTGGGTGTGTGGCACCGGCGCCAGCCTCTTTCAACTCGCTGTGAAAGCACCCCTGGCTCTGTTAGTATGCCAGCCTGAGCACCAGCGGAGCGAGTCAGCCACATCCTCCAGCTGGGTCTGTGCCACCAACGGGCACCTGGACCCACTCGCAAACCTCATGAAACCCAATGCACATTCAACCCAGAGGAGTGCGTTTGTGTGGCATCTTAAACCAGAGAGGATGGATGTCGACATGATACCTGGAGGACACCCGTTGCACCTATATTTCTCTCATTTCTAAAGACTTTTATCTACCTACTGGGTGAAATGCAGACTTTTTAACTGGCAGATTCCCAGTTCAGGCTGTGCCTCAGCTGTTGGACCCTATCCAGACTCACACAGGCCTGAAAGACAGCCATCGTTATCCAACTCTCACAAGGTGTCATTGTGGGGATCCAATGATTACCATATCAGCACCACATGAAACATTAATGTCTTGCTGGCAGTGATGGCCTGGCAGGCATCCTAATTTATAGAACAGAGCATGTCAGATCCTATTGTTTCATGTTTTGGTGACATAAGTGATGAAACCTTTCGCTCGTGGTCCAAATGAAAACTTGGTAATATGGGTTCCTCCAGCACACCAAACACACTACTATAGCCAAGTGCAAATAGAagatacacacatgcagaatTCTCACTTCAACATATGGGCATTAATTCAGTGATAACAAGAACGGTGTCAGTCCCAGACTCCATTTGCTGGTCGTGCATCACACTAGCAGTCAAGACACACACTGAGTGTACTATCTGTGGGCTGTCTGGACTTTTGGACCGTGTACCAAACATTTCAAAGTTAGGTCATATGATAACTTCAGTCATGGCCAATGAGACAACAGCATCCCTTCAATGTGTTTGAAACATCTATGGAACTGAGTCCAACATGTTGGACACAACCTGTTTCGGCTTCTCCCCTCTGGTGGGCGCTACAGAGCTCCGTAGGCCAAAACAACAAGAAGCAAGAACCCACAGGCTGTCACTGTGATGAACACTTAACATTAATCGGGTCAGGAAAGATCCGTAACTCATGCACTCCATctgtaaattatatattatatcatttatagaaacaggtttatatatatatatatatatatatatatatatatatatatatatatatatacaggactgtctcagaaaattagaatattgtgatgaagttctttattttctgtaatgcaatttaaaaaacaaaaatgtcatgcattctggattcattacaaatcaactgaaatattgcaagccttttattctgatttattgctgattatggcttacagcttaagaaaactcaaatatcctatctctaaatattagaatatcatgaaaaagtagactagtagggtattaaacaaatcacttgaattgtctaattaactcgaaacacctgcaagggtttcctgagccttgacaaacactcagctgttataaatcttttttttaacttggtctgaggaaatattaaaattttatgagataggattttagagttttcttaagctgtaagccataatcagcaatattaaaagaataaaaggcttgcaatatttcagttgatttgtaatgaatccagaatgcatgacatttttggtaactataattgcattacagaaaataaagaactttatcacaatattctaattttctgagacagtcctgtatatataaaagcaACCTGTGAGTTTAAACCAACTCCCTTTGCACTCTAAACCATTGCACCATTGTCTTACTGTTAATATATGTCATATTTATAATTAATCcttgtatagaaatatatacacacatacttatATGCCAATACAACTGATTCTGATTGGATGCAATGACAAAAGTGAGTGACTTTAaatctttgtttatttgtattattatttccaaAGTCAAGAACAAACTGTCGCACTAACTTATCTGTTTTGTTATTAATTTCTCTGTGCAGTTGATTGTTATATATTGTGTTGATTCATCAAACTCAACTATGTGTATTTTACAGTACTCGTGATGGTTGGTGAGGATACTTTACCTAAAGTTTCACTCGATGCTATTCCCCCATAGCGGTGTGAGGGGAATGGCCGCATGGCGACTGCAGCCCCAACCACAGTCGATGCCTCACAAATGAGCTGGCATCAGGCTCTGTGTCTGATgcagctgtggaggaggagttCATTACTgtcactcctccatctccctaGCTTTCAGGGAGTGATGAGGTCAGAGCCGTACCAAATAAATCAATGGACCTCATTGCCATCCAAGCATTGACAGGTGATCTCATCATGATTACTCTACGACTGCGCTCGCCGTACGGCTGCTTTCGCTTCACCCTCAGTGGCCTGTAGGAGAAGCAGTGAGCAGGTGAGACCCAGATAGGCTGCTCGCTGGTACTTCATCACCCCGCTTGTTGTTGTCACAGCTACAATTGGTTTGTACACCCCATCTGCTGCATCAGCAAAGTCGCGACTGATTTGGTCACTTTGTAGGCCGGCTTTGCTCACTGCACTTCCCTGTTGATTCCAGCCGTCATTACAAATGGTATCTTCATGCGGCCGAGTTAACCCGGATAGCGCTCTCCCCTGGGTGCTTTTATTATCTATTCGTCATGTTGTCCCAGTTTATCTGAAGATGAATCTGGCTGCTCCACTACAGATCTAACTACAGATACCTGGCGTGTGGCCTGGGGAGAGAGATTATGAGATTACTCGATACTCAGCGGAGGTGCTCGAGTTGATACGAAGGTGAAACGTATTCCAAGTAGATGCAGAATGGTTATGAATTTGTGTCTGTGCTCTTTTAGAACAGATTTGACTCCACAGTAGACTTGAATACATTACAACCGCCGTGATAAATAGGCATCACCACGGTGACAATTTGCACAAACAGCCAGGGGCAACCTCAGTGTGTCCAAACTGGTAAATAAAGGAACATTTGAAACATTGTCATGAAATGTTCTTGGCCTCGTGTTCATCCTCCACGCTGACTTGTTGGACACTCCCCCCAATTTCCTCCAACTCATTTGCATTGCTAAGTAGATCCTTTGTGTCACCTGGAGATCTGGGCAGAGCACTGTTGCAGCCGATTTCCAGATGGCAATTCAAATGTGTGACATGTCCTCAATTTTTGACTAAAATGCAGGGCTGCTTCCACGGACTCCATTAGCGAGAGGGATGTGTGCGCGTGCACAAATGGAAAGTGGAAAGTGTCCAGTGGTGTGAATATGCACATCTGCACCTGCTGAATAATAGACGATTATCTTCTCAGATGGCTCGTCATCCACCCCATACACATGCTCTCTCCCATTTCAGGGCACTAATTTTGTCTGGAATACTCAATAGGATTGAAAAATGCATATTGCTTGTCTCTTAGAACTGATCTTCTATTGTATTCTGTCTGAAGGGGGCACATATTCTTCAATATGAGTGTTGGCTTCAGGGAGCGTGATTGCACTATAGACTCTAAAGAGCCTAAGGTCTTGGCAGGTACTCCTTACATTTCAAGAGGGGAGAGACACCTCCGGCACATTTCGCGGCAGCCAGGCCATATATCATATGTCATCGCCAGGAGACTCCACAGTAATGAACAAGTAATAATGGTATATATCTTGAGCTTGAGTCTCTGAAGGTGGCTCATCCAGAGTCATTATGGTGCCACATTACCAGATGAGCTTTCTCAAATGAGACCATTTTAGTCACCCTGAGGACTGGAGGGTGTAACTGTTCTCAGAGTGAATAACTCATACTCATTTGGTGCTAATGGGACTCTGCATTAAGGTGTTGTGTGAATGCAAGAGGAATAGTaaatctcctttttttcttgtaATTCAAAGCTCAAGCTGTTTCCACACATCTGTTCCTCTGGTAGACAGAAAGATTcatttggagagcgacaggatAAAAAAGCAGCATTAAATGGAGATTCATGCCTCGCAGGATTATGATGAAGTGCTAGGCGACAGTGTGTTATGGGGAAGTATGTCATGATGATATCTTTCTGTCACAGAAATGAGCATTATTCACTCTGTCCATTTAGCCACCGAGCCATCTAGCTTCTATCCCAGCCGCTCCCTCCACCcatcaattttttttttcaggtatGGCAATAGTTAACCCATGAAAATTGAAATACATATGAAGCCATGGGTTTCCTGCATATTTGACAGCATGTGTTCTGAGCCTCATTTTGCCACTCTGGGGATGTGTTTGCACACGGGAGGGATGGTTACAGCCGAGGTGTAATTTTTCATGTAAATAGAGGATGGCAGGGTATAGCGATCCTGCTGTTTGTGAAATTAGCCGcggcacacatgtacacaagaaCAGCACAAACTGAAGACGTTGTAATAAAGTGTCAGCCGGAAGCCCGTTTCTTCACAAAGCTCCTCAGATATGAAGGTGTTAACATTTAATACAAACTGTCCAGAGACATGCTGCACAAGCAGCTGCCTGACAAGGCAATGCACCCCAACAGCTCGACACCTCCAGTGTCCAATTCAGCCAACACATGATTCAACCTGTCATTCATAAGTGCTGATGTGGTCGAGCTCCGAGCTCTGAGCCCCAGAGCTGGAGATCACTGCTAACTGTCATCCAAGTGCTTTGATTACTGGGCTGGGAGATGAGCGATGACAAAGGCCCGGTCAGACTCTATGGTTCTGTCCAGGAAAGTGGATCAAATCTCAggttacatttatataatgtgTTCACGGTGCATGGACGTAGACCTCCCATGTTGCAAAAACCTTGTTCATCTCTTAAGTGACACGTCCTTAGAAAACGGTAAGTGCCATGAAACAAATATGAGCAACAATTATTCTGAGAAACTAAAGTCAATTTCGGTCCTTATTTGACACAATTATACTTATAAGTTGTTTTACAATGATACGATAAATATTTAACCTACCTATTCAGCATTTGTAAACATATTCAATACATTAATTATAACAAATTGTGATGTAGTTAGTTATAAGCAGATATTAGATATTTTTTTAGCAAATAACAATCAAGTTGTCAACAACTTGAACATCCATAACTGCATGCTACAACAGATAATGCCTGACAATATAATATAACCCAACTTTAATTATATAAAACAAGTCTTCATATAAGACCTTATGACAGATGAACCATTAATACTTAAAATGTCCTTGTTATATTTGCCTTTAATTCTACAATTACAATGTTTATATAATGCTTATATTAAGTAAACTTAAAATGAAATAGAGGAAAATACAAATCTGAGAATAGAGACTTAAGATATGACTATAACAGAAACGTGAAAGGACTAAGTGGTTACTAGTGTTAAAGAAAAGTGTGACAGAGCTTATAAATTAGCATTATTATTGGCACGGCATCTAAATGTACACGCTTTACTGTACAAGCTGTACACGCCAATgaaatgtgtatctgtgttACAAGAGGGATCCCTTCTCTGTTGTTCTTTCTGAAGTTTATTAGGATTTTTTGTTTTATCTGAATTGATTCTGTAAGGGAAAGTGTCGTATGACTCTAAAACCCCTTTATACTAACCTTTGAGTTGGAGCTAGAACAGACTGGGCTTCACTAAGTGTTTAGTGCTGTTGCCTCTCAGCAGGAAGGAGTTCAAACCCGAGCTCGGCCTTACAATGAGTGGTCTGCATGTTCTCCTCTGTCTGCGAGGATGTTCCTCCAGATACGTCGGTTCTCCTCCAACAGTCCAAGTGGACAGTGGGGGAGGAAGTACTGACAGTAAACTAAATTATATGACAGTATGTTGATGAAACAACATCAATGCTGTGGTTAATATTGACATTTCTTTCTAAATGTATTACAAATATTGCATTATATGGGTTCAACAATGCTGAGATGGAGTCGACCATTTGGGACCTGTCTGTGACAtgaaatttgtaaaaaaaattacaatatagTGCTTTGAATTTGAGTGAAATAGAAGTATAAAGTTGcatgaaatggaaatactcCCTGTCGTCCCGTAGATGAgaatgtgtttttatgtatgACTCTGCCTCTCAACAGATGCATGATGGGATATCTCCACCGCCTACGGCTATGGCCTGATCAGGCATACGGAATAAAGTAGATCACAAGACTCTTATTACAATATTCTAATGTTTTGTTCTAAttcaacagttaaaaaaaaagaggaacaaataGCATCCAGTGAATGCTACGCAGGTACTTAGAGAATAACTTTTTTACCTCGGTGTGTAAATTGCTTCGGGGAAAGACAAATCCAAAAGTGCAAATGGTCTACAGTGTACGCTTTTACATGAAGAGATTCTCCCCTCGGGGCCACATGAGTGAGATTTTGAATAGCAGTCGAGTTTTCTAGGAACACACTGGAATGTACGACGTCCTTTTGCACTTGAGATGAAGCCAGCGCATGTCTGTGCGTACGGTTCCACTAATAACTTCCAGACATGATTCAGTGTTTTCACGGCTGTCGGCTTGGTGGCATATTCCAGTTGAGACAAGAGATCATGCACAAAGGCTCAGAGGCCGACGCAGGAAGAAGAAAGTATGAGGAGATTACGGTCGGCACGCAACGGTATGTCAAATATCTGAATTATTTTAAGTGCAAAATGTAATACACATAGAGGAGATAGCAGGTGTAGTAAACAGAATAATGTGTACCACGTGAGCGCCAATGTATTTCCGTGTGTTACGCTATGTGATCATGGCAGTGACGTCATCCGATTGAACTCACGCGGCATCCTATCCCCGGCTCTGGCCCTGCAGTAGTGGGAGGGGAGCAGGGTGCTATCTGTGGACATGCAAAGTGACAGCACCAGCTGGGGTATGAAATCCAGTAAGACAGGCAGTTGGTCtgggagaggagaccacgatcCCACCATAGTGCTCAATTACAGCCGCATGCAACTCAACTCGGGGAGGAAGACTCGGCCGGGACTCAGTGAAACTGCTGCCAAACATCAGCAGTTCGACAACAACCTGTACAACTGATCATGCTCCGCGTGGCCGTTTCAAGAACTTCAGGGATCGATCGGCAGCCATTATCCTCAGCGATCCTCTTCTTGTTGGTGCTTCAGCTCATCGCGCGCTGACATTGTGTTATTGGCGACAAAATCAACAGCACTGCGGGGACGATGGGTGGGAAGCAATCTCGCAGTTTCTCCAACAATGAGGTGAGTGTTCGTCAAAGCAGGAAGGCCTCTGGGAAAGGCGAGCAGCCCAGCCTGTCCTCGGCCGCCGAGAGGATCCGCAGACACGCCACGGTGCACTTTGGCTACAGCACCCTCAGCCTGGCCATGCGGGGCCTCGATGTCACCCCTTCTGAGCTGTGGGAGCTCCGGGAAGTGCAGAAGCTAAACTTGTCCATGAACTGCCTGTGCTCTCTCCCCCCTGCCCTGGGCGCTCTGGACAATCTGGTGGTCCTCAACTTGTGGGGGAACAACCTGTCCAGCCTCCCGGCCGAGATCGGCCTCCTGAAGAAGCTGCGTGTGCTTTTCGCCTGTCGGAACCGCCTGAGCGAGGTCCCCGAGGAGCTGGGCTCCTGTACCTGCCTGGAGGTGCTCAGTCTGGCCAATAACCAGATCACAGGCCTCCCCGGCAGCATGGCAGCCCTGCACAACCTGACCAAACTCAACCTCAGCCACAACCGCATTGCGCACATCCCCACCTGCGTCTACTGCATGAAGGGCCTGGTGTTTCTTCAACTGGCTTGCAACCGCCTGGAGACCATTGCGGACCAGATCCAGGACTTGGTTAACCTGAAGATCCTCATCGTGGAGGGTAACAGTATCCACACATTACCGAAGACGCTGTGCTTCCTGGTGTCTTTAGAACTTCTCAATGTTGACTTCAATGACCTGCAAAGTGTGCCGATGGAACTGTACCTACTGAGCAGGCTCGGGAGGTTGGCCTGCCACCCAATGGATAAAGGGCTTCACATTATCCACAACCCCCTCCTGAAGCCGATCCAGGAGGTGCTGCAAGGAGGACTCAGTGCCCTCTATAACTACCTCAAGCCCACGTGAGGGACtactgtgtgtgcatttgtgtgagcgtgtgactgtgagtgtgtgtgtgtgtgtgtgtgtgcgtgcgggtgTGCATCTAAAAGAGTCGTAATGGGACGTTGGCACCAGTGGTAGTCATGCTGCGAGCCATATCTGTTGCCTGATTGTATTAAGATACTATCACTCAACAAATTTGACCAGTACTcagttttaatattattatttattgttttatgatgTCATGTAAAAGCTGGgttacaaataaacaacaagtaACTGCTGTGTCATGTCTAAGTGTTTGTTAATCCATAGCAGGGTTCAGGACAAGTCGCTCTGGTCTACATTTGGGGGCCGATTACTGGTCAGTTGATCTCGTTTGGCGCGTGGCCGTGAGCGGGCACGAGGGTAAGTGCTGCGACATGTCACCAGCCTCTTGGCTGGATTCAGGTCATGGGGATCAGGTGTGTAAAGTCAGTGGAAATAACGACGGAGAGAGGCTTAAGATCTGCAAAATAATAAAACGAACCAGAACAGGGACGTAAACTCTGATTAAATGTTGTTCCACTACGTCAGATCAGAGCAGGGCTGCTGGGCGCAGCTCCTCGGAGGTCGTCGGGTGTTGTCACACAAACCATATGCAGCGATGTAAACGATAACATGATGGAATAGTGTCCTGTGGAACTGATTATTCAAATCAATTACAATTATTTTAagcagatgtatatatataattaaagctCAGGATGCTTGGAAGTGGACATTTGATTTGTTGTTACATGTCTGCAGTTATTGCCAAATTGGATCAGCAATTATGATAGCACGGCAAATATACATAAAGCAAAGATAAGCACAATAATTCATTAAAATAGTCATCATATAAACCCTTCATGCAATGCGTAAATCTTGGCTGGAAAATGTCATGcctgtccaacaaggacataggtaatgaaaataaaagttaaaaaaacagttccacatttttaatgaatttttGACTATAACATACTCTAGCTTAGACAatgtgtttttatccaaagcacgGTACACTTAACTTCTCTTACATTAAGGTGTTGGTAGTCAACTTTACTCGTGCAGAAAAGCAGCTTCATCATGTGATGAAATAACACATGTATAATAGTGGGAGTATACCAAATATGAATGAGGTTTAGATATCACACCCTTTAGGATTGTCATAAATAGTTCTAAACACTCACAGTGAAGATTGAAGGTGCAATAGAAAAGTGACCTCTGTTGGTGTGTACTTATTACGACTTTAGTTTAAGTGAATGCCGGGCTATccacttactctctctctctctctctctctctctctctctctctctctcgctctctgtctctgtttctctctctctctctgtctctctctctctctcacacacacacacacacacagacacacatacaaacaaccCATGCACT
This portion of the Pseudoliparis swirei isolate HS2019 ecotype Mariana Trench chromosome 8, NWPU_hadal_v1, whole genome shotgun sequence genome encodes:
- the LOC130198312 gene encoding leucine-rich repeat-containing protein 30-like, which gives rise to MGGKQSRSFSNNEVSVRQSRKASGKGEQPSLSSAAERIRRHATVHFGYSTLSLAMRGLDVTPSELWELREVQKLNLSMNCLCSLPPALGALDNLVVLNLWGNNLSSLPAEIGLLKKLRVLFACRNRLSEVPEELGSCTCLEVLSLANNQITGLPGSMAALHNLTKLNLSHNRIAHIPTCVYCMKGLVFLQLACNRLETIADQIQDLVNLKILIVEGNSIHTLPKTLCFLVSLELLNVDFNDLQSVPMELYLLSRLGRLACHPMDKGLHIIHNPLLKPIQEVLQGGLSALYNYLKPT